Below is a window of Thermodesulfovibrionales bacterium DNA.
CGATTTGTTAACGATATCTATCTATGGTCTTGCCTCCGCCTATCCAGATAATCAGCCAGTTAACATCCAGAGGATTTTCTAAAAGATGTCGACACATTCTTTCCATCTCTTACTTTGTATTTTACTCTCACGTCATCATCAACCTTGATACGCTGTTTTCTGAATTTATCAAGGGTAGCGTTGTCTTCCACGGTAATCGCCACATCCTTGCCTTCATTCGTCGTGACAATTATCGTATTCGTAGTGAGATCTATCCCTTTAACGGTCCCCGTTATGGTTATGACGTCCTCCGCCATTGCGATAGAGGGTACGATCGCAACCAGAAACAGTGTTACGGCTATCATGACAAATCGTGATGTCGCCATTATGTCCTCCTATCCGGAATAGTTAATGAACAACCTTGCCGCTCTTATAATCGTTTTCAAGCTTATCGTAAAGCTTGCGAGCGGTAATCTCAGGCAAAGAAAAATCGCCTTTCAAGGTCCATTTGCCCGCAAAGGGCTCAAGGCCTCTGGGCATACTGCCTCCGTCAGGCCCTTTGAAGTCAATAAGGCGAAGTCCTTCCCGATCCGCGACAATTGTATATTCACCATCCTCAACATCTTTATACGTGTCCCCTTCCGCCTCGTACCTCGTACGAATCCTCTGTGAGCGAGAGGCGTGGCAGCTCTCACATGTCCTCGATCTGCCTACCCCATGAGCGACCCTGTCGACGTTGAGCCATACCATCGTATCATGGTCCTTGTCATCCACGTTGCGCACGAGTCCTGTGACGGCATAAGAGTCATGAGAAAAATACTCCCTGCTTATTTCGGAATCAGGCCTGTCTCTAAAGAGCAACTTCCTTGACAATACAACGTCGTCAGCTTTTACGTTCCCTGAGATATGCGGCACAACGTGTACGGGTATCCATATACCTTTTGGATTCCTTATGAGAAGGGGGGACACTGCATCAACAAAATACCCCTGGAGTCTGGTGAGCGGGTTTTCCTCTCGGACTGTCCAGAAATTAAACGCGTAGCCTCCTATCAGGGCTACATGACAAGAAGTGCAATCGACCCTTCTGTGCGTGCCCTTCTCGTGTTCTGAGGCCTCTTTGCTGTGACATCGAGCACAATCGACGTCCCTCCGCAGATCAGCATGAAATCCCGTCTCCCTGTTAGGCTCATGGCAATCCACACACATCAGATTCCTCTGCATATGTATGTCCATCTTATCCTTTAGAACCTCTTTGCCATTTGTGCTTGCCTGTGTAAAGTCTGCCCTCATATAGCCGTCGCCGCGTCTCCTTTCAAGGGGCCCGGCGTGGCAGCTGAAAGATTTTCCCCCACCATAACAGGCGAGCACAGTCGGCTTTTTCGAGAAGGAATGAAGGCCGCTTCCGCTCTCCATGCCACTCTGTTTCTGAGGGTTAAAATGGCAGTCAAGGCATCCGACATGGCATTGATTACAGGTTCTCTGAGCATTATATGCAATCTTCTGAGTGATGGGCATGGAAGTGTGGCTGTTAAAGGTCTTGAGGTTTTCGTCCGTAAATGCATCCTGACCGGGTTGAGCGAGGGACCCCACCCATAACCCGCAGCTCTGGGGCCCCGTTTTTCCGGTCCATGTCACGTATTGATCTTGGGTATGGGTTTTTACCCCTCCCCCCATCGAGCTTTTGAGGTAGCTCTTGACTATGTCGGCATGACACCGGCCGCATGTCTTTTCAGCGATGAGCGGATTAAATGCGAGTGTCTCAGGATTTCTATCATGGTAGATCAGCAGCTTGAAGTCTCGGTTGTCTCTGAGTTGCCCTTTGATCTTCAATTTTGGCATGAGCTGCGTCGCCATTTTTCCGCCCCTTGGTTCGGTAGTTGGCCACTCCTTGAGATTCTCCTTGGTGAGATCTGACCGTGTGAAAGCATTCCACTTCGTATCGATAATCCTGGCAGAGAGGAGGCCCTTGTGGGCCTCTTCACGGGTTGGTGACGAAGGATTACCCAAATGACAGTCACCGCAGGACGCCGACATTCTTGTTTGCGCCTTAATCTCTGCAGGAGTTATGACGAACTGAGGAGCCCCGAGTTCCCTCATCCTTTCGATGTTCCCATGACAATTGACACACTCCTCGCCGGCATATAAATGAGAGGCACCTGCCGTATAGACACAGATGACAAAGAGAAAGATTCTTCCTCCCAGCATAGCTAACGCACAGGACAAAAAACGGTCAACCGCTTTAAGGAACAAACGACGAAACTCTAAAGCAACCCTTGTTTCCATTATTCCTCTGTTCAATACAAAGAGTTATCATGACTATCTCGATTCGTCTCCTTTTATCATAATTATACATTAGACACGAT
It encodes the following:
- a CDS encoding cytochrome c3 family protein, producing METRVALEFRRLFLKAVDRFLSCALAMLGGRIFLFVICVYTAGASHLYAGEECVNCHGNIERMRELGAPQFVITPAEIKAQTRMSASCGDCHLGNPSSPTREEAHKGLLSARIIDTKWNAFTRSDLTKENLKEWPTTEPRGGKMATQLMPKLKIKGQLRDNRDFKLLIYHDRNPETLAFNPLIAEKTCGRCHADIVKSYLKSSMGGGVKTHTQDQYVTWTGKTGPQSCGLWVGSLAQPGQDAFTDENLKTFNSHTSMPITQKIAYNAQRTCNQCHVGCLDCHFNPQKQSGMESGSGLHSFSKKPTVLACYGGGKSFSCHAGPLERRRGDGYMRADFTQASTNGKEVLKDKMDIHMQRNLMCVDCHEPNRETGFHADLRRDVDCARCHSKEASEHEKGTHRRVDCTSCHVALIGGYAFNFWTVREENPLTRLQGYFVDAVSPLLIRNPKGIWIPVHVVPHISGNVKADDVVLSRKLLFRDRPDSEISREYFSHDSYAVTGLVRNVDDKDHDTMVWLNVDRVAHGVGRSRTCESCHASRSQRIRTRYEAEGDTYKDVEDGEYTIVADREGLRLIDFKGPDGGSMPRGLEPFAGKWTLKGDFSLPEITARKLYDKLENDYKSGKVVH